One Paraburkholderia aromaticivorans genomic region harbors:
- a CDS encoding glycosyltransferase family 4 protein, which produces MKIMIVTDAWEPQVNGVVRTLKNTTRELSALGHHVDLLTPLEFKTIPCPTYPEIRLSLLPRRKLRERIDAFSPDALHIATEGPLGMAARAYAIQHKLPFTTAYHTRFPEYVQARFGIPIAATYKFLHWFHKPSLAVMAPTPVVKSDLEKFGFTNVVLWTRGVDLDIFHQMDSKVLNSARPIFLYVGRVAVEKNVEAFLKLDLPGSKWVAGEGPALAELKSRYPQANYLGVLTQAELAKVYAAADVFVFPSRTDTFGLVLLEALACGTPVAAYPVTGPIDVLGDGRAGAMHEDLREACLEALKIDRNHARAWAERFSWAAASEQFAAHLKPLPRTSYREESAAA; this is translated from the coding sequence ATGAAGATCATGATCGTCACCGACGCATGGGAACCGCAGGTCAATGGCGTCGTGCGCACGCTGAAAAACACCACGCGCGAACTCAGCGCACTCGGCCATCACGTCGATCTGCTGACGCCGCTCGAATTCAAGACGATCCCTTGCCCGACTTATCCGGAGATCCGCCTCTCGCTGCTGCCGCGCCGCAAACTGCGCGAGCGTATCGACGCCTTCTCGCCCGACGCATTGCACATCGCCACCGAAGGCCCGCTCGGCATGGCCGCGCGGGCCTACGCAATCCAGCACAAGCTGCCGTTCACGACCGCTTATCACACGCGTTTTCCGGAGTACGTGCAGGCGCGTTTCGGCATTCCGATCGCCGCGACCTACAAGTTTCTGCACTGGTTTCACAAGCCGTCGCTGGCTGTGATGGCGCCCACGCCGGTCGTCAAGAGCGACCTCGAAAAATTCGGCTTCACCAACGTCGTGCTGTGGACGCGCGGCGTCGACCTGGACATCTTTCACCAGATGGACTCGAAGGTGCTTAATAGCGCACGGCCGATCTTTCTGTACGTGGGACGTGTGGCGGTCGAGAAAAACGTCGAGGCGTTTCTGAAGCTCGATCTGCCCGGTTCGAAGTGGGTCGCCGGTGAAGGTCCGGCACTCGCCGAACTGAAGTCGCGCTATCCGCAAGCGAATTACCTGGGCGTGCTGACGCAGGCCGAGCTGGCGAAGGTGTATGCGGCGGCGGATGTTTTCGTATTCCCGAGCCGCACCGACACATTCGGGCTCGTATTGCTCGAAGCGCTCGCCTGCGGCACGCCGGTCGCGGCGTATCCCGTCACCGGTCCGATCGATGTGCTCGGCGACGGCCGCGCGGGCGCGATGCACGAGGACTTGCGCGAAGCCTGCCTCGAAGCCTTGAAGATCGATCGCAACCACGCGCGCGCGTGGGCCGAACGCTTCTCCTGGGCGGCAGCCTCCGAGCAATTCGCCGCGCATCTGAAGCCGCTGCCGCGCACCTCGTATCGCGAGGAAAGCGCCGCCGCGTGA